A region of the Desulforhopalus sp. genome:
GTTGGGATTTTGTTGCGCAAGGTGGCTGTCGCAAAATTCACAAGGACACTAAGCACCATGCTGCAAAGCGGTGTTCCAATTCTTGAGGCATTGCAGGTAGTTGCAAAAACAGCGGGAAACAAAATAATTGAGAATGCGGTATTTCGAGTTGGCGATTCGATTGCGGAAGGGAGGCCATTGGCCGACCCATTAGAGGAAAGTGGAGTATTTCCCAACATGGTAATACAGATGATCAACGTCGGCGAATCTGTCGGTGCATTAGACACCATGCTTGAAAAAATCGCTGATTTCTATGACGAAGAAGTTGATCAGGCGGTAGAAAACCTGACTGCTATGATTGAGCCTTTCATGATGGTCTTTCTTGGGGGCATGATTGGCGGTCTGGTTGTCGCAATGTATTTACCAATTTTCAAGATTGCTGCCGTCGTCTAAGAAAATCTCAATCAATTGATTTTGTTATTTGTTGCTGAATATTTGACTTTCTGCTCTGAAAGTATATCATTGTAAAAAGTTTCTTAACCAATACAGTACAATCAGGAGGAATTATGACCCTTACAAAAGCTGATTTGGTCCAGCAAGTGTACAAAAACCACGAGGGGTTAACAAAAGCCCAGGCTACCGATTCAGTAGAAGCATTTCTTCGTATCTCGAAAGATTCACTGATAAATGGTTCCGATCTCTTATTAAGTGGTTTCGGCAAATTTAATGTGAAACGGAAAAATGCACGTCGGGGCAGAAACCCACAAACCGGAGATGAGCTCACCCTTGATGCTCGGCGTGTTGTCACCTTCAAGCCATCTGGGATTTTAAGGGAAAAGATAAACGCATCTTAATGTTTTTTGAGTTTGCTACGTTTTTCGGGTTTCTCTCTTAGGCGAATCGTTGGTTGCTCTTCGAGCGCTTGTGGTGTGTGGCGTTGTGGTACCATCTCTGGGCTTCCCGGAAAATTTCCCTTGTATGTTCCAGGGATTTCTTGCGACCGCAAGACCTGAAAGAATCTATATCAGGTCAGCGGTCGCTTTCGTTTAGGCTTTGATTTTCAGCTACCAGGGGTGTCTTTCTTAATTCATAATGCAGATTACCTTCCCCAGGATTGATCATGTTCGCTACAAACCTTCCTTGCAGCGCCGTTTCACTTCAAAATATCACATTCACAAATGACTGGAGCCTTCACCCCTGGGAATCACAGACAATTTCCGACAACCTCCTCCAATCATTTAACAGGATAGGCATTATCCACAAACCAATCCTCCTGACAAAAGAAAACGGCACTTTTGACATTCTATGCGGGTATAAAAGGTTGTTATTTACCC
Encoded here:
- a CDS encoding integration host factor subunit alpha yields the protein MTLTKADLVQQVYKNHEGLTKAQATDSVEAFLRISKDSLINGSDLLLSGFGKFNVKRKNARRGRNPQTGDELTLDARRVVTFKPSGILREKINAS